CCTACAACACCAACGACTTCGAGAAGGCCGAGAAGTATCTGAAGATCGCGCAAGAAGCGTCGGCCCTCGATGGTCGGGGCGACGGCTATTTGCAAAACGTCGCGAAGTACAAAGAGCTTTGGAAGAAGGAGCAAGACGTCCGCGCGGCCGAGGCGAAGCTCACCGGCGACCAAGCCCTGCCCCGCGTGCTGCTGAAGACGAACGAAGGGGATATCGTCTTGGAATTGTTCGAGAACGAAGCTCCGCAAACGGTCGGCAACTTCATCAACCTCGTCGAAAAAGGCTTCTACACCAACCTACCGTTTCATCGCGTGCTGCACGGCTTCATGGCCCAAGGGGGCGACCCGAAGGGAGACGGCACCGGCGGCCCCGGCTACGACATTCTCTGCGAATGCTACAAAGACAACCACCGCCTCCACTTTCGCGGGGCGCTGAGCATGGCCCACTCCGGCAAAGACACCGGCGGCTCGCAGTTCTTCATCACCTTCGTCCCGACGGCTCAGCTCGATGGCCCGGCGGTGAATCCGAAGAACACCGGCACGCCGCATACGGTGTTCGGCCGGGTCGTTTCCGGTTTCGACGTGCTGGCGAAGCTGCAAAAGCGCGAACCACCGAACAGCATGCACAGCTTCGGCCCGAAAGCTCCCCTGCCGGTGCCGGATAAGATCGTCGAAGCAAAGGTGCTCAACAAGCGGAACCACCCGTACGAGCCGACGAAAGTGGCGACGCCGAAGGTTCCGGGAGCGGTGCCGTAATAGGTTAGGCGGACGAATCGAGCATGCCGAGCAGTCGATCGCTTAATACCATCATATGCTTAGCAACCGCGCATTTTTTCGTTACCGTAATCGCGCTATTGGCTGTCGTGTTTTTCGGCGCGGGCCTGTTCGTGGAAAGGCCGCTTACGTCGGCGGAGTCTATCGGCACTGCAATCGTAATGGTTCTTATTTCGCCTAGCATCCAGTTGTATTTTTGGCTGCACATTCATGACCACGCGTTTACGTGGTTTCTGATATTCTTCAACAGTGCTGTTTGGGGCACAGGCATGTATTGGCTGATGCGCCTTGTGCGGGCCTATCGCCGCGTTTGATCGTTGATCAGTCGTGGTTCGTAGTTTTGACTGATTCCCAACGCACCACGAACCACGAACTCTTATGGAACCCCGAGTCAGCCTCATTACGCTCGGGGTCGCCGATCTTCAGCGGTCGCTCCGGTTCTATCGCGATGGGCTCGGGCTGCCGACGACTTGGACCGGCGACAAAGGGGTCGTCTTCTTTTCGACCCGCGGCACTGCAATCGCGCTCTATCCGCTGACGGACCTCGCGAAAGATCTCGGCCCGGGTGCCGATGGGCTCGGGTTTGCCGGCCCCAGCTCCGACGGAAGCAGGGCCAAGTTCTCCGGGATCACGCTCGCTCATAACGTGCGCGAGCGGGCCGAGGTCGACCGCGTGCTTGCCGAGGCTGCGGCGGCCGGGGCGAAGATCGAAAAGCCTGCCCACGACACGTTTTGGGGTGGCTACGCCGGCTACTTCTCCGATCCCGACGGGCACCTGTGGGAAGTCGCTTGGGGAGCCTTCCCCTTCCGCGACGACGGGAGCCTCGACATCCCGTAGGGATGTTGCAGGGGGCGCCCCTCCTTGCTTTAAGTCGCGATGCCCCCGGGATATGCATCCCGGGCTATTGAACGGAGCGGATCGCGCGCGTCGGCCGGCGGCGGCGATTGATTGCCGGCATTGGGGCTGTCTTCGCGCTATCCCCTTCAAATGAATGCATTTGCGGCGAATTCCCTCTCTTGGCGGGATTCAAAAACGCGATGGTACGTGCTTGACGATATTAGGATTGCTTAATATCCTGTTATTCCAAGCTCGAATACTAATCGAGCGCATTATTTCATCCTTTGAACCTCCATTCATCTACGGCGAGCGCCCCCACGCCCGTCCGCCCTACTCTGCCGTGCAACTCAAAGCCCTTAAAGTGTTTTGCGACGTCGTTCAGCAGCGCAGCTTCTCGCGCGCTGCCGATGAGAACGACATTTCGCAATCCGGGGCCAGTCAACTGGTGCAACAGCTGGAAGACCATCTCGGCGTGAAGCTGATCGACCGCTCGAAGCGTCCCTTCGTGCTGACGCCGGAGGGAGACCTCTTCTATACGCAGTGCCGGGATATCGTCTCGAAGTATTTCGCGCTCGAAGACAAGGTGCGCACCATGCACCAAGAGGTCATCGGCCGAGTGCGCGTGGCGTCGATCTATTCCGTCGGTCTGCATCTCATGGCCGGCTATATCACGTCGTTCATGAGCTTGTACCCTAAAGCCAACGTCCGCTTAGAGTATCTGCATCCGCATCGGGTGTACGAAAGCGTCGAAGACGACGTCGCCGATATCGGCCTCGTCAGCTACCCGAAATCGTCGCGCACGATCGAAGCCTTGCCGTGGCGCGAAGAGCGGATGGTCTTGGCCTGCGCTCCGCAACACCCCTTGGCTCGCCGGCCGAAGATCGCGATCAAGGAGCTTCACGGCCACCACATGGTCGGCTTCGACGGCGACCTCACGATCCGCCGCGAGATCGATCGGGTGTTGAATCAACACGACGCCGAAGTGATCGTGCAGATGGAGTTCGACAACGTCGAAACCATCAAGCGGGCCGTCGAGATCAATACCGGCGTGGCCTTGCTGCCCGAGCCGACCGTGAAGCGCGAGCAAGACGCGGGGACGCTCGTCTGCGTGCCGCTCGATACCGATGAACTGGTCCGGCCGCTCGGGATCATCATGCGGCGCGGCAAAGAGCTCAGCGTCACCGCGAAGCACTTCATCGAACATCTGCAACGCGAAGGCCAAGCCGACGGAGCGACGTTTGCGCCGAGCGGCGCGACGCAAATCGGCGAACCTGCCGCCGCACTCGCCGCTCGTATTACCGACGACGAAGTTACCGACCACGAACCCCACACCGCCGACTTCGACGACGCCGGCCCCGCGAACGGTCGCCGACATGCGATCGCGGCGGGCAGAAAAGCGTCGTCGACATGAGGCCCGGATTCTTCGGGACGAGCGCACTCGCTGGTCCCCACTTTTCGCTTGAGGAGCGTCGCCATGATTGAACGCCGACCGAACCAAGGCTTGCCGCCGAAGGAAGGCCTTTACGATCCCGAGAACGAGCACGATGCCTGCGGCGTCGGCTTCGTCGTCGATATCAAGGGTCGGAAGAGCCACGAGATCGTGCGGCGCGGGCTGGAGATTCTCGTCAATCTCACGCATCGCGGCGCTACCGGTTGCGATCCGCTCACCGGCGACGGCGCAGGAATCATCACGCAGATCCCGCACGACTTTTTCGTCGCCAAAACGGCCGAGCTCGGCTACACGCTGCCGGCTCCGGGCGATTACGGGATCGGCTTCGTGTTCCTGCCGAACGACGAAGGACAGCGCAAGTGGTGCGTCGATTTGTTCGAGAAGTTTATCGCCGAGGAAGGATTGCAACTGATCGGTTGGCGCGATGTGCCGGTCGACAACGAACACATCGGCTGGAGCGCGCGCGACGTCGAACCGGTGATGAAGCAAGTCTTCATCGCCCGCGGGCCGAAGCTCGCCGCGGACATGCTCGAGTGGAAGTTGTACGTGGCTCGCAAGCGGCTCGAAGTCGCCGTTTACGACAGCGACCTGTCGCAGAAGAAGTATTGCTACCTGCCGAGCCTGTCGACCCAGACGATCATCTACAAAGGGCTGATGCTCGCCGAACAGGTCGAGCGATTTTATCTCGACTTGGCCGACGAACGCTTTGTTTCCGCACTCGCGCTCGTTCATCAGCGCTACAGCACGAACACCTTCCCGACCTGGGATCTCGCCCATCCGTTCCGCTATCTCGCGCACAACGGCGAGATCAACACGGTGCGCGGCAACGTGAACTGGATGCGCGCGCGGCAAAGCTTGCTCGCGCACAAAAAATACGGCGCCGACATCCAAAAGATCTTCCCGATCTACACGACCGGCGGCAGCGACTCGGCCAACTTCGACAACGTGCTCGAGTTGCTGGTGAAGACCGGCCGCTCGCTGCCCGAAGCGATGAGCATGATGGTGCCCGAGCCTTGGGCCGGCCATGAAAGCATGTCGGACGAGAAGAAAGCCTACTACGAGTTCAAGGCTTGCTTGATGGAGCCGT
This sequence is a window from Planctomycetia bacterium. Protein-coding genes within it:
- a CDS encoding peptidylprolyl isomerase encodes the protein MPRVLLKTNEGDIVLELFENEAPQTVGNFINLVEKGFYTNLPFHRVLHGFMAQGGDPKGDGTGGPGYDILCECYKDNHRLHFRGALSMAHSGKDTGGSQFFITFVPTAQLDGPAVNPKNTGTPHTVFGRVVSGFDVLAKLQKREPPNSMHSFGPKAPLPVPDKIVEAKVLNKRNHPYEPTKVATPKVPGAVP
- a CDS encoding VOC family protein, whose translation is MEPRVSLITLGVADLQRSLRFYRDGLGLPTTWTGDKGVVFFSTRGTAIALYPLTDLAKDLGPGADGLGFAGPSSDGSRAKFSGITLAHNVRERAEVDRVLAEAAAAGAKIEKPAHDTFWGGYAGYFSDPDGHLWEVAWGAFPFRDDGSLDIP
- a CDS encoding LysR family transcriptional regulator — its product is MQLKALKVFCDVVQQRSFSRAADENDISQSGASQLVQQLEDHLGVKLIDRSKRPFVLTPEGDLFYTQCRDIVSKYFALEDKVRTMHQEVIGRVRVASIYSVGLHLMAGYITSFMSLYPKANVRLEYLHPHRVYESVEDDVADIGLVSYPKSSRTIEALPWREERMVLACAPQHPLARRPKIAIKELHGHHMVGFDGDLTIRREIDRVLNQHDAEVIVQMEFDNVETIKRAVEINTGVALLPEPTVKREQDAGTLVCVPLDTDELVRPLGIIMRRGKELSVTAKHFIEHLQREGQADGATFAPSGATQIGEPAAALAARITDDEVTDHEPHTADFDDAGPANGRRHAIAAGRKASST
- a CDS encoding glutamate synthase subunit alpha, which encodes MIERRPNQGLPPKEGLYDPENEHDACGVGFVVDIKGRKSHEIVRRGLEILVNLTHRGATGCDPLTGDGAGIITQIPHDFFVAKTAELGYTLPAPGDYGIGFVFLPNDEGQRKWCVDLFEKFIAEEGLQLIGWRDVPVDNEHIGWSARDVEPVMKQVFIARGPKLAADMLEWKLYVARKRLEVAVYDSDLSQKKYCYLPSLSTQTIIYKGLMLAEQVERFYLDLADERFVSALALVHQRYSTNTFPTWDLAHPFRYLAHNGEINTVRGNVNWMRARQSLLAHKKYGADIQKIFPIYTTGGSDSANFDNVLELLVKTGRSLPEAMSMMVPEPWAGHESMSDEKKAYYEFKACLMEPWDGPASMAFTDGTIMGGTLDRNGLRPCRYWVTKNDWVIMASEAGVLEFPPEEIVEKGRLRPGRMFIVDTAQGRILADDEVKNALATRHPYRQWLNDNQVKLDDLPKIAEKNGASKNGAGSNGHGDLIDGKTHEQLLAEQRAFGYTLEDLKILMTPMAAEGIEAIGSMGSDTPIAVLSNRPQLLYNY